The Anabaena sp. PCC 7108 region TTTCTGCGGCTCTAGATAAGTCGCCTCTGATTCGTGGGTTGTCTGGTCGTTTCTCGAATCGCCCCATCAGTTTCTAACCTCTAACACCTTGACGATAAATCAGTTAAGCTGTTCTCAGATTATTTACTGATAACTGTTAACTGTTCACTGGTAACTTTTCACTGACAATAAATCAGTTATCAATTATCAATTGTTAAACTGTTTACTGTTTACTGTTTACTGATAACTGTTCACTGTTTCAAAGCTTTGCAGATGGGTAGGTTGTGAAAAACCAAAATTTGTGCGAAGTGTAAATTGCGTGACAGTTTTTGTTGCTCTGAGGAATTAAAGTATTTTTCTATGAAAAATAGAAGATATTGCCATCCCCTGCACAATATTCTAGTAAATGACCAACAATTCTGCAAAAATATGCTGTTTAGTAGTAATTGCAGAATGTAGCGGTTTTTAATTGCGTCGGATTCCAATTGAACGTAGGGGTACAGCACCGAAAGTTTTGTAGTGAAACAGCTATCTTGCTTACGCGATTTCCCTAGAATGTGTTGCATTCATTATGAGATCGAGTATGTAAGAATCTCCATAAATTTCATTTTAAATTTAAGATCATCCGGATAATGCTGAAGATGGTAGCGCTGAGAATGGCACTAATGGGGACTGTAATTACCCAGGCGGCGGCGATTCCTTGGAGGGTTTGCAATTTCAGTGATTTGAAGTTTTGTACTAGTCCAATGCCCACTACACCTCCAACGAGGGCGTGAGATGTGGATACAGGTAAACCCAGTCGGGAAGCAAGTAAGATTGTGGTGGCGGTGGCCAGTTCGGCACAAAATCCGCTACTCGGTTGTAAAGATATAATATTTTCGCCGATGGTGGCAATTACTTTTTTACCCCAGATTGCTAAACCAGCGACAATACCAATACCACCAAGAATCAGAATCCAGATGGGGATGGTAATACCATCAATGGGTACGCTACCTGTACGCTGGATGTAGGATATGACTGCTAGGGGTGCGATCGCATTCCCAACATCATTTGAACCATGTGCAAAGGCGACAAAGCAAGCACTTAATAATTGGAAGCGTCCGAATAATTGCTCTGTGGGATTGGTAATTGGTGATTGGTGATTGGTAATTGGGGAATTAAGTTTTTTCCAGTTATATATTGTCAGTCCAATTGCGGCTGTTGCACCTATAAATATGGGGATGTCGTGTGCAGGGATGTTTAAACCGACTTCTTCAATTAAAAACGTTGTCAGTGGTTGGGTGAGGGATGGTAGGACAATTACACCAAATACACTCAGTAAAATTGTGCTTAACCAAGGAATCCATTCTTGTAACTGTATGTGGGGATTCGGTTGTTCTAAAATCCAGCGCTGAATCAGACTGTAAAAAAAAGCCGCTATTATCCCACTAATTACAGGTGTTAAAATCCAACCGATGGTAATTAAACCAATAGCTGACCAGTCTATAGCATTTATTCCCAAGGCTACCCAACTAAATCCAGCGATCGCACCCACAACGGCATGAGATGAGGATACAGGTAAACCGCGTGATGTGGCAATCTGTAGCCATATCCCTGATGATATCAGTACCGTTGCCATGCCTAACAGTAAGGTTTGCGGTGTGGTGGTAAATAGTTCGGGGTTAGCAATTTTTGTCCCCAAGGTTTCTGTTACCCCATGTCCGAATAATACCGCACCTGTAAATTCTAAGATGCCGGCAATGATAATTGCTTGTTTGAGGGTGACAGCTTTAGAACCTACAGAAGTCCCCATAGCATTGGCTACATCATTTGCGCCCAGATTAAAAGCTACATAAAAAGCTAAGAAGGCGAGAATAATCATAGTTGTCTGAATCAGGATTTCCAGGATTTTAGGATGTACAGGATTAATGTTGGTTGTTTTTGATGTAGTTTGTTAATTTTGTTAATCCTTTAAATTGTCTGATAGCGAAGCGTGGCGTAGCCATATCAGGATTTACAGGATTAATGTTGATTGTTTTTGATGTAAGTAGCCATCATGAACTGTGTACACCAGAACACATGAAAAAAAACTTCTTATTCCCCTCCACGAAACAGCGGGGAGGGGTTAGGGGTGGGGTCTTATTTTCAAGTCAGGTAGGCGAAAATAAAGAGAACAATGTTAAGTAAGGTAACAAATTCTGAAATTGGCTCGTAGTTAGGGCTACCCTGCGGGAATGCTTCGCAAACAGCTCTACTTTCAGGTCTAAAGACCTCACTACAAACCTTTAATTATTTACGTTACGCTACTTAGTTTGTTAATCTTGTTAATCCTCTAATCCTGAGTATCCTGATTCTGACAATATTTGATTTACGGATAAATTAGAATTTTATACGTTTCCGGTGTGGGTGCGATCGCTTGGTCTACGGCTTGTGATAAATCTTGTAGGGGATAGCGATCGCTAATTAAGGCTTTGACATCAATGCGGCGATTAAAGACAATATCGGCGGAAAGACTTTGTAAACGGTATGATGAGCTATAACTACCCATCAAATCAATTTCCCGACGATAGAGAGTATTCGGATTAATGGGAATTGTCAACTCATCAGGAAACTCGGCGAAAAACAAGATTTTTCCACCTTTGCGAGTACAGTCTAAAGCTTGGAAAAATGCTTTGTCACTGGGAACAGCTAACAAGGTGACATCAACACCCATACCCCCAGTTAAAGCTTGAATTTTTGCAGGTAAATCAGGATCACGAGCATCGAAAGCTGCTTCTGCACCCACTTCTAGAGCTTTTTCAATTCTAGATGGTAAAAGGTCAGTAGCGATCGCTCTGGCTCCAAAATACTTCACCAACATCATAAACATTAACCCAATTGGCCCAGCCCCAGTGATTAACACAGTCTGTCCCGGTGCAATTTGAGCCTTTTTCACCGCTTTTAAACAGCAATTAGTCGGTTCTACAAAACTCGCTTCTTCAAAACTAATATCATCGGGGATAGGAATTAAACCCCCATTCTCCACAATATGACCTGGAACTTTTACATACTCAGCAAAACCGCCGCCACTGGCGTTAAAACCTGCGGTAGTTGAGATATTTTTATAAACATCACACATGGAGAAATTATCATTTAAGCAGTAGGAGCAACGCATACATGGTATATGGTGCATCACCGCTACCCGTTGTCCTACCGTCCACCCTTTCACATTAGCACCCACAGATGCGATCGTTCCAGCCGTTTCATGTCCAAATATACGTGGCGGTTCATACAAAGGATAACGAATTTTTTTAATATCTGACTGACACAAACCTACAACCCTCACCTGTACTAGTACTTCATCTGCTTCTAGGGTGGGAACGGGGACTTCTTCGTAGGATAATTGATTAACGCCTCTAAATACTTGTGCTTTCACGTTGGTTTCTTATCATTCAACGTTACTAGATTTAGCATTTTGTGGTGAACTTTAGGTTATGAAAGTATGGATTTTTTGAACAAATCTTGGTATTGGGTTACTTAATTTATCAAGTAGTTGAAATAAAGTTAAAGGAGTTCTTTTATATTTTTGAGATTGTGTGAGTAAAACTTGAACCATTATTTCAGGGTATTCTTCAGATATATCACAGAGGAAATCATCAGGTGACTGTGCTTTTATATTCCAAGGCTTCAAAACTTGTTTCTGAAAATCTTTAATATTTTGAGTAACTACAATATCTCCTTTATCAACTATACCAGCAGCGAGAACATGACGATCCTTAGGGTGATTTTTCATCACAGACTCCAGTTCTTGAGGTACTTCAACCATAGCCTCTGGAAAAGCAGTTTTGATAACTTCCTCTAACTTCTTAGCTCCTTCGCTAGAAATATATCCTTTATTGATGAGATTTCCCATTGCTTCATCTAGGATTTTTTGTGACCAATAAGGTACATACAAACCAGCCTCAGCAGTAGAAAGTAAGGTATCTCGTAAGTACATTGGAAACAAAACACAGGCATCTAAGATAACATTAGGCATAGTGATTTAACTGTTTTACTCACTCCTCGTAATCATAAAGTCCCGCTTCTTCACTTACTTCAATAAGTTCTTGTAGGCATTTTCTACGCTTGATATCTCGTTGTTCTTTATATTTCATCAAATCATCAAAACGAACACGTCGATGTGTTCCTACCATAATATGAGGAATTTCACCCTGGTCTAATAACTTAATCAGGTAAGGACGTGAAACTTTCAGCAGGTCTGCTGCTTTTTGTGTTGTCAGTTCTCTATCCTGAATGACTACAGATATTATTTTACCTGATGCCAGTGCATGAACAGCCTGGTGTAATACATGATACACCGTTTCGGGAATCTGAATTTCTTTACCGTCTGCTCCTACTAGTTTTGGTTGGGAGCCTTCAAGCTGAAGTATACGTTCAAGGTGCTTAATAGATGACTGTTCCTGTTCTGAAGCCATTACCGACTCTACAGGCAGGTTTTGCCCAGATATGATGGTCTTCATTGTTTATGATTACTTTAATCAAGATATCTAAAAGTATATCTTTTATATTATCTAAACGCAATATCCGAAACGAGAATCAAATAGAAATATATTTTATGAGACTCAGGATACGCTGGATTCAAGGATGTACAGGATGAAAATAATTAAATCGGGTCAATCCTTAATAGGACTTACCCAAAAAAACACTCAAACTCCTATTCCTCTGTGTTCTCTGTGTCCTCTGTGGTATGCCTGACGGCACGCTACGCGAACGTTATTCCGTGACTCGTGCGTAAGTCCTGATTAAATCCTGTAAATCCTGATTTAGACAATGAAAATTGGCTCTGAGTCTAGGATAAAACAAGGCAGAGCCTTTAAGAATTCATTCCCATACAGAGTATGGGAACGAGAAAAAGAAAATTATTTAGACAACAGTAGCAGCTTGTTTCTTAAAGAAAGCTTGCAAAATAGTTTCTGCAATTTGCCGACTGCTTAAACCTAAGGCTGCAAAAGATTGATCTGGTGTGGCATGATCTACCAAAATATCTGGGACACCAATCCGCTTCACAGGAACCAAAACATCAGCATCAAGTAAAGCTTCAGCCACCGCAGAACCAAAGCCACCCATTAAACAGCCTTCTTCCAAAGTGACAACTCGGCCAATTTGTTGAGCCAAAGGTAAAATCAACTCAGTATCCAAAGGCTTAACAAACCGGGCATTAATCACAGTAGCTTCAATGCCATGTTCGCTGAGAATTTCTGCCGCTTGCATACTGGGGTAAACCATTGTGCCGTAACCGACGATTAACACATCATCACCCTGGCGGAGAATTTCCCCTTTACCGATTTCCAAAGGTTCCCAACCTTCTTCCATCAAAGGTACACCGTGACCATTACCGCGTGGGAAACGCATAGAAATGGGGCTACTGGTGTGGTTAATACCAGTCACCACCATCCGTTGTAATTCCGCTTCGTCCTTGGGAGCCATCACTACCATGTTGGGAATACAACGTAGATAGGCGATGTCATACATACCTTGGTGAGTCGGACCATCAGCACCAACAATACCTGCTCGATCTAAACAGAAGAATACGGGTAGGTTTTGGATGCAGACATCGTGAATAATTTGGTCAAAGGCGCGTTGTAAGAAAGTGGAATAGATAGCAGCAACAGGGCGCATTCCTTCACAGGCTAAACCAGCTGCTAAAGTCACAGCGTGTTGTTCAGCAATACCCACATCGATATATTGATTGGGTAATTTAGCTTGGAGTTTATCTAAACCTGTACCGGTGGCCATTGCTGCCGTAATCCCGACGATTTTGGGATTTTGTTCTGCCAGTTTTACCAAAGTGTGAGAAAAAACTTTAGCGTAAGCTGGAGGTTTGGGTTTACTGGAAGGAATAGCCTTACCGGTGGTTAAGTTAAAGGGGGTTTGGGCGTGGTAGCCTACTTGGTCTTTTTCAGCTAGTTCATAGCCTTTACCTTTAGTTGTCACCACATGAACCAAAACCGGGCCAATAATTTGATGTGCTTGTTGGAAGGTAGCAATCAACTCTTCTAAATTATGCCCGTCCACAGGCCCCACGTAGGTAAAGCCCAGTTCTTCAAAAACTGCACCAACTTTGGGAACCGCTAAACGCTTCATTCCTTCTTTGATGCGTTCTAGTTCTGGGGAAAGAGATTCACCAACAAAAGGAATATGTTTGAACTGTTCCTCTAAATTATCTTTGATAAATTGCACCGGTGGGCTAAGGCGCATTTTGTTGAGATAGCGGGGAATAGCACCAACGTTGGGGGAGATGGACATCTCATTGTCATTGAGAACCACCAGCAGGTTAGTTTTGGGTAAGTGTCCAGCGTGGTTGATGGCTTCTAAAGCCATACCACCGGTTAAAGCACCATCTCCAATCACAGCAACGGCTTTAAATTTTTCCCCTTTTAAGTCGCGGGCTAAAGCCATACCCAAGGCGGCTGAGATACTGGTAGAAGCGTGTCCAGCACCAAAGTGGTCAAATTTGTTTTCACAACGCTTGAGATAACCTGCAACTCCGTCTTTTTGTCTGAGAGTGTGGAAGTCACTGTAGCGTCCTGTGAGTAGTTTGTGGGGATAAGCTTGATGTCCCACATCCCAAATGACTTTATCTCGATCTAAGTCCAACGTCTGGTAAAGTCCAAGGGTTAGTTCTACAACTCCCAAACCGGGACCTAAATGTCCCCCAGTTGCGGCTACGGTTTGTAAGTGCTTATCTCGAATCTGATGAGCAATTTGTTGCAATTGCCGAATCGACAAACCATGCAACTGGTTAGGGTGGGTGATTTCACTCAGGTGCATATTATCGGGTTTTCCTCTCTATACTCTACTTTTGGCATTAACTTAGATTTTCCCACTTCAGGTGTCTACAAAAAGCTGGCAGTCATTAATGTTGTTTGTAGAAGTATAACTTTGGTTAGTTATCCGCAGCCATTTCTCCTCATCTCCCGATCATAATTGGGGTACACCAGGGACTACTGGTGTCTCTGGTTGTTTTTGTTGGCGTTGCAAATATTTACTTAAGACGTAAGCCATGTCAGCACGAGTCATGGGGCTTAAGGGGTTAATATTACCTTGGGTATCTGTATTGATAAATCCTTCACTGACTACGGTAGCGATCGCTTTTCTAGCCCAGGTGGGTATATTCTCTGCATCTGGGTGAGGTGTCAAAATTTCGTTGACGGTATCATTGGGGAACTGAAACACTCCATAGGCCTGGGCAAAAATTGCTAACCCTTCAGCCCTGGATACTCTTTGATTGGGAAAGAACATATTCCCTCGATAGCCTTTCATAATGTCGGTTTTGAGAACTATCTGAATATCTTGATATCCAGGGTGAGAACTCGGCACATCTGGTATAAATTTTGCTTTTTTTTGTTCAACAGCTTGGCGTTTTTCTAAATGAAAAGCTTTCACTAAAATTGATGCTAATTCAGCCCGACTAATTAAGCTATTTGGATAAAATTGACCATCGGGAAAATTGGCAATTAATTTGGCGTTAATCACCTTTTGTATATAATCTGAACCCTGGATAGGTAGTTGTTCTGAAGTTTGTGTCTGCGCCATTACTGGGTAGTTTTGCACTAGGCTTACTAAACTCAATGTAGCTAGTAATTTTTTCATGTCTATTATCATTTTATAACTGCATTGTTTATATTGACGTTTGTTGAATAACTGAAGTTGCCGATTTTCTATTTCATTAATTATTAGTATTTTTTTATGTATAATTTGAAATTTTTGATCTAAGAAATATCACTAATTACCTATTAACCATTACCAATTTTGTAGTATAGTCGGCTGTAATAGTATCTTCCCCACAGTTAATTTTTGAGGAGTTTTAAGAATGTCCGTAGCAGCAGACCCCGTGAAGTTGATGAAGCAAGAAGTTGGCAAAGCCGCCGCCGCCCTGGTAAAATCTGGTTCCATAGTTGGGTTGGGTACGGGGTCAACTACAGCCTATACAATTCAATATTTAGGAGAACGCCTCAAGTCTGGTGAACTTAAAGATATTGTTGGAATCCCCACCTCGTTTCAGTCGGAAGTTCTAGCAAAACAGTACGGCGTTCCTCTGACGACTCTCGACGCTATTGACCATATTGATATTGCTATTGATGGTGCTGATGAAGTTGATCCCCACAAAAACTTGATTAAAGGCGGTGGTGCTGCACATACCCGCGAAAAAGTGGTAGATTATCTGGCAGAGCAGTTTATTGTCGTGGTCGATGCTGGTAAGTTAGTAGACCGCTTGGGTTCTAGTTTTGCTGTCCCAGTGGAAGTTATCCCTATGGCTATTACTCCCGTTCTCAATGCAATTAAAAAACTCGGTGGTAAACCTGAACTCCGCATGGGTGTAAGGAAAGCCGGCCCAGTCATCACCGACCAAGGTAATATGGTTGTCGATGTGAGATTTGATAATATTAGCGACCCTGTGAATTTAGAAAAAACACTGAATAATATTCCTGGTGTTTTGGAAAATGGCATCTTTGTAAATTGTGTTGATTTGGTTTTGATTGGCGAAGTTATCGATGGTAAACCTATTGTTCGTCAGATGTAGTTAAAATAAGTAGGGTGGGCAATTCCCACCTGAAAAACTAAAATCTAAAAATGAAAGATTAGAATTTTAAATATAATGTTGTACAGAAGATTTGGACGCACAGAATTACAAATCCCAGTGTTCTCTTGTGGAGGAATGCGATATCAATTTAAATGGCAAGATGTTACACCAGAAGAAATTCCAGCAGATAATCAAGAAAATTTAGAAGCGAGTATTCATCGTGCATTAGAAGTTGGGATTAATCACATTGAAACTGCCCGGTTTTATGGAACATCAGAAATGCAATTGGGCAAAATTCTACCGCAGTTCCCCCGTGAAAAGTTAATAGTTCAGACTAAAGTTCCTCCTGT contains the following coding sequences:
- a CDS encoding inorganic phosphate transporter, yielding MIILAFLAFYVAFNLGANDVANAMGTSVGSKAVTLKQAIIIAGILEFTGAVLFGHGVTETLGTKIANPELFTTTPQTLLLGMATVLISSGIWLQIATSRGLPVSSSHAVVGAIAGFSWVALGINAIDWSAIGLITIGWILTPVISGIIAAFFYSLIQRWILEQPNPHIQLQEWIPWLSTILLSVFGVIVLPSLTQPLTTFLIEEVGLNIPAHDIPIFIGATAAIGLTIYNWKKLNSPITNHQSPITNPTEQLFGRFQLLSACFVAFAHGSNDVGNAIAPLAVISYIQRTGSVPIDGITIPIWILILGGIGIVAGLAIWGKKVIATIGENIISLQPSSGFCAELATATTILLASRLGLPVSTSHALVGGVVGIGLVQNFKSLKLQTLQGIAAAWVITVPISAILSATIFSIIRMILNLK
- a CDS encoding zinc-dependent dehydrogenase codes for the protein MKAQVFRGVNQLSYEEVPVPTLEADEVLVQVRVVGLCQSDIKKIRYPLYEPPRIFGHETAGTIASVGANVKGWTVGQRVAVMHHIPCMRCSYCLNDNFSMCDVYKNISTTAGFNASGGGFAEYVKVPGHIVENGGLIPIPDDISFEEASFVEPTNCCLKAVKKAQIAPGQTVLITGAGPIGLMFMMLVKYFGARAIATDLLPSRIEKALEVGAEAAFDARDPDLPAKIQALTGGMGVDVTLLAVPSDKAFFQALDCTRKGGKILFFAEFPDELTIPINPNTLYRREIDLMGSYSSSYRLQSLSADIVFNRRIDVKALISDRYPLQDLSQAVDQAIAPTPETYKILIYP
- a CDS encoding PIN domain-containing protein, producing the protein MPNVILDACVLFPMYLRDTLLSTAEAGLYVPYWSQKILDEAMGNLINKGYISSEGAKKLEEVIKTAFPEAMVEVPQELESVMKNHPKDRHVLAAGIVDKGDIVVTQNIKDFQKQVLKPWNIKAQSPDDFLCDISEEYPEIMVQVLLTQSQKYKRTPLTLFQLLDKLSNPIPRFVQKIHTFIT
- a CDS encoding helix-turn-helix domain-containing protein — protein: MKTIISGQNLPVESVMASEQEQSSIKHLERILQLEGSQPKLVGADGKEIQIPETVYHVLHQAVHALASGKIISVVIQDRELTTQKAADLLKVSRPYLIKLLDQGEIPHIMVGTHRRVRFDDLMKYKEQRDIKRRKCLQELIEVSEEAGLYDYEE
- the dxs gene encoding 1-deoxy-D-xylulose-5-phosphate synthase codes for the protein MHLSEITHPNQLHGLSIRQLQQIAHQIRDKHLQTVAATGGHLGPGLGVVELTLGLYQTLDLDRDKVIWDVGHQAYPHKLLTGRYSDFHTLRQKDGVAGYLKRCENKFDHFGAGHASTSISAALGMALARDLKGEKFKAVAVIGDGALTGGMALEAINHAGHLPKTNLLVVLNDNEMSISPNVGAIPRYLNKMRLSPPVQFIKDNLEEQFKHIPFVGESLSPELERIKEGMKRLAVPKVGAVFEELGFTYVGPVDGHNLEELIATFQQAHQIIGPVLVHVVTTKGKGYELAEKDQVGYHAQTPFNLTTGKAIPSSKPKPPAYAKVFSHTLVKLAEQNPKIVGITAAMATGTGLDKLQAKLPNQYIDVGIAEQHAVTLAAGLACEGMRPVAAIYSTFLQRAFDQIIHDVCIQNLPVFFCLDRAGIVGADGPTHQGMYDIAYLRCIPNMVVMAPKDEAELQRMVVTGINHTSSPISMRFPRGNGHGVPLMEEGWEPLEIGKGEILRQGDDVLIVGYGTMVYPSMQAAEILSEHGIEATVINARFVKPLDTELILPLAQQIGRVVTLEEGCLMGGFGSAVAEALLDADVLVPVKRIGVPDILVDHATPDQSFAALGLSSRQIAETILQAFFKKQAATVV
- a CDS encoding S-layer homology domain-containing protein, with product MKKLLATLSLVSLVQNYPVMAQTQTSEQLPIQGSDYIQKVINAKLIANFPDGQFYPNSLISRAELASILVKAFHLEKRQAVEQKKAKFIPDVPSSHPGYQDIQIVLKTDIMKGYRGNMFFPNQRVSRAEGLAIFAQAYGVFQFPNDTVNEILTPHPDAENIPTWARKAIATVVSEGFINTDTQGNINPLSPMTRADMAYVLSKYLQRQQKQPETPVVPGVPQL
- the rpiA gene encoding ribose-5-phosphate isomerase RpiA, translating into MSVAADPVKLMKQEVGKAAAALVKSGSIVGLGTGSTTAYTIQYLGERLKSGELKDIVGIPTSFQSEVLAKQYGVPLTTLDAIDHIDIAIDGADEVDPHKNLIKGGGAAHTREKVVDYLAEQFIVVVDAGKLVDRLGSSFAVPVEVIPMAITPVLNAIKKLGGKPELRMGVRKAGPVITDQGNMVVDVRFDNISDPVNLEKTLNNIPGVLENGIFVNCVDLVLIGEVIDGKPIVRQM